The nucleotide sequence TTTGTCTCCTTAGAGTCAGCTACTTTGAGCCCCTGTTTGCGCCCCTGTGGCCAGAGCTGAGCGTATGTAAAGGGACTGAGAGCAGATGGGTACCCAATCCAGAAGGAAAACAAGCATTAAGACTGTCATTATTTACGTGCCCAGTGATGTATTGGTCTAAAAAACCTAACGGCAACAACAAAATAATCCTGAAGGATGATAAATCAAAAAACATTAAGTTCAGAAAGCCAAACTTGTCAGGCTTAGGGGAGAGAAGTTCTAAGAGCTAAGGAGTTTGGGACATTGCCCTTAGATTCTATTTCTGACTCTGTGCCCTTGGCAAGATACCCATCACCTATCCGCCTGTCCTATTCTCTAAGGAGAAGGTAGTGCTGGGCCTTCCTGTGAGGGATTCTATTAACTAGAACCATAATCAGATCCTTCTCTATAGCAGTAAGTGATGTTAAAATTGGAATCTGTAGCACTACAGAAGCAGGGAAATGAAgtccaacagaaaaagaaaagttttgggAGCTAAATTTAGGTTGGATATTTAAACGAAATTCCAGGACTGGGAACAGAGCTGGTCATACAGTGGGTGATAGTTGGGAGAACTGATGGAAAGTCAGACCTTCCTCAATGGTGGTGGACCTGGGAGCAAAGAAGCTGTGGTTCAGTCCTGATCCCCACTAACACACGTCACAGAGAGTGACTTataacctcagtttcttcctgtGTAAAATAGAGACTACACTCGTAGGGTTAGGAGGACTAAGTGAGAAAATGATTATCAAttcagtgcctagcacagaggAAGTACAAGATTCTGTGATCCAATCTTCCGCTACAAAGTCTTCTGAGGAAGAGGATCTCCAAACGTAAAAAGTCTGCGGATAGGAAACCCCTCAGCTTTCGGGCTTCTGCAGGACTCTGCCCTTTACCCGGAGAACGGAGAACCAACCGAAGCTCTTTCTCTTGGGACCCGCGGCGGGATACAGGGCCTGAAGGTGAAGCCTGAAAGTTAGGTGGGATGCGAGCCCGGATTCCAGCTTCCCTTATGCAGAAACCCCGTGGAATCGTGGTGTGCCCCACTGGGAGACACGGACGCCAGCCTGAGTGGATGCTGTGACTGTCTTTTGACTTGGCTGTTTCcttgggaagggagaaagaaacagcGAGGCAAGAGTTGATAGTTCTTTGACATCATTATTTTGTCCTGGAAGGCCAGCACGCTTTCACAATCCCCCCACCAGACCGGGCGACCAGTTCTGAGTGCATTTAAGGCGTTTGCACGAAACTTGTTGAATGTAGCGAACTTTCCTACAACTGGGAAACTAGGAGTCTCTCTAGCAACTCGGATTTTCCCCTTTACGAATGAATGACCGCTTCTGGTTTAGGAAGGAAGATGTTCTGATGTTAGGGGCCTTTCCTTCTAACAGCAATTGTGTTTCCTTAGTTTGACTGATTTAGGGAGGCAGGCTTACTTATATGCGACTCTGAGAATGTTGACTACTGCAGTTGTAAGGAAAGTTTTGTTCAGCCAACAAGAGCTCATTCTCTCAGCGGAAAAGCAGCCTAGTCCTCGCTAACGCCTCCCTGCTCGACAGATCTGAAGAGACTGCAAACATGGACACATGAAGACGTTTTCTCCTACAGGTTCCCGGAGCCGAATTCCCGGCAGGCAGGGCAGGCCGAGAGGACAGGTCTGGGGCAGTTATATTGAGAAAAATTTATTCAACAGCATAACACTCTGGCTTAATAATAGGGACTTAATCCAGGCAAAAATAACCTCCCAGAAACTATGGACACTCTCTCACCATTCATTGCCCAAGACAGGAGAGCGCGTTCATCTTGAGCAAAGTAGTCGGCTTCATGCTTCATATTACTCTcatatctctttctctctctcttttttttctttcgttAAGTGACTCCCTTTTCAGAGGCGGCGGTCCAAAAATTAACTTtactgggaaagagaaaaatcaaatgcaAATCGGCTTGGCGCTGCCTGACTCACAAAACGCCCCGGGGATGCGACTATGTCTGTAGGTGATTTCTCCTTAattcccccccaaccccctttCTGAAAGTGTGAAACTGCCTGCCGTGAGGCAGTTCTCCTTGCTTTTGTCTCCAGCAAATTCGCCGGGTGCAGACTGTCGTAGCGTTTTAAGTCGGGTTAATGACCACTAGAGACGGAAATCGCTAATTACCAAGTCCCTTTTGATCTCCCCGGGCCGCTTGGCTCTTGACTCTGGAGGCCCAGGTATCCGTGCTTTCCCAAAACTGGACCAGAGCCGGGTCTGCAGTTAACGTGTATGCCAAGGTCTGGATCGGACTGCTAAAAATGTCCAGACATCCCAGAGTTGCAGACCTCGGGAGCTGGTGTGCTGCTGGACGTTAACTAGCGCCTGTGTGTCCAGGAGTTTGATTAACCTACCCGCTAACCgcacttttctttaaatttgggGCTAAGAATGGGGAAATAATATCTTAATATTTCCTCATACACTGCCTCTCCCGTCTTACCCCACCTTCCtttttcgatttttttttttttttttgtgggaaatggaattttcttcttcttgctgGGACTAAAATGTGATTCGAAATCTTTTGTGAAATGAACAAAAGTCACCAGCAGCCGGACGTCTGGGGCAGAGCGCTGACGGCAGATAATGAGTGAGAGCGAAGGCTGGGCCTCAGAGGATAATAAGGAGCCGGCTTCCTCCCCGTCTGGCCTCCATTCCCCTCCGTGTTCCAGGTAAGACGGGTGTCCCTTCATCCATCATCCGCCGGGAGCGCCCTCACCCAGGCGAGCGGAGAATCTGCTAGCTGACAGAACCTGTTAGCTCCGTACGGGGCGGCTTTGTGGAGCCAACCGAGGCGCCCTCATCGTGGCCTTTGTCCGAGGAATTTATGTGTTTACATAATGCGTGAGCACGGAACTCGGCGATGGGTCGGGACTCCGCGAATGGAGCCCGGCGCGGACTCGGCGACCGCGGCTCCCTGGAGCGCGTGCGCCTCGGAACCGCCCCGCTGTGCGCGGCCTCGGGCGCTCAGGCCTGGAGGGCAGCGCCCGTTGCTCGGTCGCCTCCGAGGGGCTGCGCTGTAAGAGGCGAAGTTTCAGTGAACCGAAGAAGCAGGATCCGTGTGACTCTGAAGCTGGAAAAATTAATTCGGTTTTCCAGGAGAATGTTGGGCGCTTCGTCGTTTTACTTGTTGACCGTTGGGAAGCGTGCGCTCAACGGTCCCTGGCGCCACCGAACGCGGAGGCGCCCCGGGTTCCGATCACTGGCGGGGTCGCTTCTCAACCGCGCGCCAGCGGACAGCGAGGGTCATTCGGGGCATTTAAAGGGGAGAAGAGTGCGTGGTGTGCATGACCACTGCTCTACGGAGTTTAGGAAGGAATCTGGAGGCTTTCGAGGCGCGCACACTTCTCAGAGTAAATTCAGATATTTTAGGAAGCCGACGTCTCCGAGTATCCAACCTTTTGGCGAGAGGTGGCTCTACTCAGAAATCTCGCCCAAGGAGATTCTCCACCAAAAACGTCCCAGAGGTACCCAGAGCGAGCCCCAATCTAGCAGGCGCAAGATCTCTTGCGCGGCCTCTACTTTCCAAAGCCGGCCGCTGAGAGGCGGGAAGTGCTAAGGTCTGGATCTCAAAGAGGAGGCCTGCGCTGAAAGGGGTCGCAGGGGGAGAGCAGAACCTCGAAGCCCAGAAGCGGCCCGCCCTTTCCACGGGGCCTGCGGGCCGGCACCGCCCCTGCCGCCAGCCCCAATCAGCGCTCTCGCCGGGTCTGCGATGGCgtccggccccgccccctcgaCGGCGATAAAAGCCTCGGCAAAGGCTCCGTCGCGAGCGCCGCGCGCGGCTCTGCGCCCCGACCCGACCTCCAGGTGCGCTTTATATACATAGCCTCCAGCTTGGCGGCAGGTCCCGCTGTTCCAGCGGTCAGCCGCGGCCAGCTCCGCATCCTCCTCAGTCCCCCGTGGGGTGCGGCCAATCTCCAGGCTTCTcgccttctcctttttctctccctccctcctccgcaGGCGACTTGCCCCGAGGCACTGGCCGGCCGGCCAGCCAGTGAGCGGCGGCGCAGCGCACCTTGCCGGGCTCTGCGCGGCCCGTCCCGGAGAAACGGCGGTGCCCCAGCCACAAAACTCCCTTTTCCCTGCAGGATGAAGAACCCAATGCTGGAGGCGGTGTCGCTTGTGCTGGAGAAGCTGCTCTTCATCTCCAACTTCAAGTTCTTCAGTTCGGGCGCCCCGGGGGAAGACAAGGCTGGGAACACGTTATATGAGATCAACTCTTTTCTCCGCGGCGACGTGCTGGAGGTGCCTCGGACACACCTGACGCACTATGGCATCTACCTGGGCGACAACCGTGTCGCCCACATGATGCCCGATATCCTGTTGGCCCTGACTGACGACAGAGGGCTCACGCAGAAGGTGGTCTCCAACAAGCGTCTCATCCTAGGCGTCATTTGCAGGGTGGCCAGCATCCGCGTGGACACCGTGGAGGACTTCGCCTACGGAGCCGAGATCCTGGTCAATCACTTGGACAGGTCCCTCAAGAAGAAGGCGCTGCTCAACGAAGAGGTGGCCCAGAGGGCAGAGAAGCTGCTGGGCATAACTCCCTACAGCCTGCTTTGGAACAACTGCGAGCATTTCGTCACCTACTGCAGGTTCGGCACCGCGATTAGCCCCCAGGCCGACAAGGTACCACGTGTGACTGACTCCCTGGTGGGCTCGTGGGAACACCCCCTCCCATCCCTAAATTTTCCTCTCCCCTGGGAGCAGGGATTGCGTTCTAGATTTAGTAACGAACCTTCTGGGGTTCCTCGGGAAAGcgaagtaaagaaataaatggcAATGTGCCTTGCAGGATGTCTCGAAATGCACGGAGAAAGAATGTGGCAATGCCGTTCCGCTGCCAGCGACGCCAGAGAGCTGCCCAGTTATTGCCGCAGAAGTCATCAGGGGGTCCACCCAGCATAGTTGAAATGACAAGGGCAGGTGACTGGGAGGGTCACACAAAACCTGTCGCCGTATGCTTGCAACTTTACCCAAGAATTGGCAGTTGGAAGGAAGGTGTCCAGAGTTTATATTTAATCTATAACACGGTCTAGTACAAATTGTTGTGCCTTTAAAACAAGGAAGCATGCCCGTTTTCCCTATGAGCTGCAGAGAGAGAATTCTCTTTGCTTAATATAAACTACCAAAATATCCATTAAGAAGACCTCCCTGGTAGGCGTTTTACTCCTGTGGCTGAGCTTGAGGGAAATCTTCTCCTTGGTattctgcatttcttttatgCTGGCTTTAATCCCCATTTAGACTTACCCATTGTTAAGCATCCTATATCCACTAGCCCCACAGTTGGGTTGGAGTGtttcagagttctccagagattAAAACAATtggttttccagaagagtcaTTAAATGTTGGAAGGTAATTTTATGGGTACTTtaaaaaagtggggggggggggggactgttAGAATTTAAGATGATTAAATTAGCTAcaaagccaaaggaaaaaatagtggatttttttaattgccttttgAAACCTTTTAActtataaaatcacattttaagcCTGCAGTTTCATTTGCAGTTGGAAGTCTTAACCTTCTCTGCAGTTGCTAAAGAGGTGCTGTTACTGTGCATCCTTCACAATGAAAATCTGGGCAATCACATAATACATTTCATTTATACTCTTCATGTTTAGATATGTTGGGACCAAAAGAATCTAAGTCCATGTaaccagtattttatttttccacatcTTAATTTTTTGACCCACATGGGAAAATCTTTCCTCTTTCACAGAGCATGAAAGCATAGTGCTTgtttacatccatatatgaaacTCCTTACAGAATATTTATAAAGCCATAACAGACTTAATCTAGGAattctaagtaaaataaaaatgcagttaAAGCAGTGTGCAGTGATTCAAGAATCACAGCTTCAGTCCAGGCCTGTTTAGAAATGAGCTTCACCACATTTACAAACACTGGCTCCAAAAGTGTTCAAAAGGAAACACGTCCGATTTACTTATGACCCAAGCAAGTCATTTCTCTAAGGAAAAACAGCATTTCCCTCCCATAATTAGGAGTTACCCTTTCATGGAACACATATAACGCTGTATTATATATTTCTACAAAAAAATAGTACAAGTGCTTTTTTagatagtaaaatatttaatctGCATAAATAACTAGTTGGAACAGTTTTTCCACTTTGGAAACTTTTAAAGGTTTTATAGAAGTAGAGAAGTGCTTTAATTGCTGTTGCTGCATAGCACCTCTTGTGAAACTGAGTTTTTGTCTTCACTTTGAATGGTCTAACAAACAATTTGGCCACACAGTAGAtttcctaggggaaaaaaaaacaccccttCCCAAATTTTCCAATTCTAAGGACTGTTTTTGAATATGCTCTGAGAGAAGTAGGTCATTAGTTCTGAAGGAGGACTggcttttattttctagaaacaTGAGGACTGACTTGCTTCTGGAACTGGTGATTGAATTCTCCACATATACGACTGTTATCAGATTAACGTGAGAGTTACACAGTTGTCTcacttaaatttgtatttataaaatctCTCAAGAGCACTTTCCCTCGTGAAAACACTACAATTAATGTGAAAGTGAACTGgaagagaatcttttttttttcctttggcagtgatgcttttttttttttttttaacaagcttaGAAAATGTAGAATTAAACCATTTTATAGTAATTTCAGTATTTCATAAGCTATAAAGCCCTTTAATTagtaactattattatttcttatgccttttttttctttgctggtaTTGCTTTGCATTGCCAAAATGAATACATGTACCCCTTTTAATTTGCAGGGATTTGTTGCTCAAAGGTGCCCCTACAGGCTTCTTAATATTAATCTAGAACTAGAGGGCATTTTCTACCATAGAGCAACACCAGAGGTGCCTCCTGGACAGGACATTAGAATTGAGATGATCCTCTTATGGGGGAAAGAAAGTCCACAATGATTCTATGTTGGTCTTAATTAGATATTATTGGGAAGAAAGATTAAAGAAGAATGACTATATCAAGACAGTATCGTATTTGcctaaatgtatgtgtgtgtatgtttttagttgtgtccaactctttgtgaccccgtagattgtagatctccaggctcctcctctggccatggaattttccaggaaaaactactggagtgggttgctgacccagggactgaacacatgtctcctacatctcctgcattggcaggaggagtctttactgctgtgccacctgggaagcccacctaaaTGTATATCTCCCCATTATTTGCCAAACAGCTTTTCTTACTATCCTGAAAACTTCATTCAGTTTGATCCTCATCACTTTAAAATTACGTATTTGTTACTCAATATCTTGTTAGTTTAGTAGAAAGAGGCAAATCATGTGTTTGACACACAAAAAGAATGATATATGGATAACCAACTggaaattttatatttgttgagATATTGTATAAAAGTACTGACATACAGCCTTGCAGTGAAGGTGGTGTGTTAAAATATATTGGACTtgtttctgcaatgcaggagacctgggtttgatccctgggtcaggaagatacccactccagtattcttgtctggagaattccatggacagaggaacccgtgggctatagtctatggggttgaaaagagctggacatgactgagcgactaacactttcactttcattctatccattaaaaatttggaaatatgGCTGTCCAGAACTACATAGGCAATTCTAGGAGACCCTAAAAGCATATACAGTGCCATCTAGAAAATGAGCTTAAAGCCaagtgcttagtcgttcagttgtgtccccagctttttgcgaccccatggactgtagcccttcaggcttctctgtgcatgggattttcaggtgagaatactggagtgggttgccattttcttctctaggggatcttcccaacccaggaatcaaaccggggtctactgcattgcaggtagattcttcactagCTGAGCACAAGAAGGAAACTCATAAAAATGGAGCAATTAATTGTTAAATTCTGCTCCAACAGTGATGAGGTAGAGATAAGTGTCAAGATCTAGCAGTGAAAATAATCATTGCAATACCTTACATTTATACAGCAtgcagatgaatgcagagtactTTTGTAAAGTagatctcatttgatcctcacaacaacctcaATATTTGCATGGAGGAGAAGAAGATAGTCTGGACAGGTTAAATGATTAAGAATGACCCAGGCAATATTTCTGAGAAAAATtagttttctcagaaaaaaatacacatcttAGAAGAATGCATTCCTCAGCGGGTGAAGATCTCGTTTATGTTTATCTCCAGCAGCCAACTTTCAATTTCAATTGATCTGACTTTATTTTGGCAGGGAATGGGATATGACAATAAAATTAGACTTTTGATGTCTTTAGATTTTGTGGCTTATCAGAAATTTATCATCAGAAGTATTGCCAAATTTTAGAATGGTGAGTTGTAGGAATCAAATTCACCAATTATGATGGGCTAAATTCTATTCGCTCaagatcattttatttttgaatatgttATTGTTACCAAGAGGCAGTTTAATGTTGTTTTTAACCTTTAATCCTGAATAACTTTTATGTGGTTATATTCTCTGTAGTTTTCTGTAAATGTTCTGCCTTTACAAAGGCAAGTGCCTAAAGTATTATTTCAGCCACTATGGGATGTGGAATCAGGAAACTGAACTGTTAACAACTTAAATTCTTTCCTAAGTTGTGCGAGAAATTCTAGTTCTTCTGGTGACAGGAAATAGCTGGAAAAGTTGTGTTCTACTGTTTGGTATATATGATTCTTAGGTGTAGCCTTTTctaatattcttaaattttattttccagttttgtgaGAATGTGAAGATAATTATTCGTGATCAGAGAAGTGTCCTTGCTTCGGCAGTCTTGGGATTGGCGTCTAT is from Muntiacus reevesi chromosome 13, mMunRee1.1, whole genome shotgun sequence and encodes:
- the LRAT gene encoding lecithin retinol acyltransferase isoform X1 → MKNPMLEAVSLVLEKLLFISNFKFFSSGAPGEDKAGNTLYEINSFLRGDVLEVPRTHLTHYGIYLGDNRVAHMMPDILLALTDDRGLTQKVVSNKRLILGVICRVASIRVDTVEDFAYGAEILVNHLDRSLKKKALLNEEVAQRAEKLLGITPYSLLWNNCEHFVTYCRFGTAISPQADKFCENVKIIIRDQRSVLASAVLGLASIVCLGLASYTTLPAIFIPFCLWMAG
- the LRAT gene encoding lecithin retinol acyltransferase isoform X2, with translation MKNPMLEAVSLVLEKLLFISNFKFFSSGAPGEDKAGNTLYEINSFLRGDVLEVPRTHLTHYGIYLGDNRVAHMMPDILLALTDDRGLTQKVVSNKRLILGVICRVASIRVDTVEDFAYGAEILVNHLDRSLKKKALLNEEVAQRAEKLLGITPYSLLWNNCEHFVTYCRFGTAISPQADKDVSKCTEKECGNAVPLPATPESCPVIAAEVIRGSTQHS